Proteins encoded within one genomic window of Schaalia sp. HMT-172:
- a CDS encoding septum formation family protein: MSQRSFASRTARPALILGVSATILSLGLSACSVSMSGTRKPSNGSRTPAASATVDTQTQQHIGECFQFGPDEDSEVTSVDCNQPHDGEYFHIFDFAGTNRPSDDEFNEESDEVCGLIFEHYVGKPVADSTLDYDWMLPVSQTWEKGDHTVQCYLFAKDDSKLTGSARNSNM, from the coding sequence ATGTCTCAACGTTCCTTCGCATCCCGCACCGCGCGCCCCGCGCTGATCCTCGGGGTCTCGGCCACCATCCTGAGTTTGGGCCTGTCCGCCTGTTCCGTGTCAATGTCTGGAACTCGCAAGCCTTCGAATGGCTCCCGCACGCCGGCGGCCTCCGCGACGGTCGATACGCAGACGCAGCAACACATCGGGGAGTGTTTCCAGTTCGGGCCCGATGAGGACAGTGAAGTCACCAGCGTCGACTGCAACCAGCCTCACGATGGGGAATACTTTCATATTTTTGACTTCGCAGGCACGAACCGTCCGTCCGACGACGAGTTTAACGAGGAGAGCGACGAGGTCTGCGGCCTGATCTTCGAGCACTACGTCGGCAAGCCCGTCGCGGACTCCACGTTGGACTACGACTGGATGCTTCCCGTTTCACAAACCTGGGAAAAAGGTGACCACACGGTGCAATGCTACCTCTTCGCCAAGGACGACAGTAAGCTCACCGGTTCCGCGAGGAACTCCAACATGTGA
- a CDS encoding NUDIX domain-containing protein produces the protein MPAPRPQRLVRSAGALVWRFADPTRVARPGEPIDPADIEVLMVHRPRYHDWSWPKGKAENGEPLLAAAVREVEEETGQIITLGAPLTTQRYRLGGGQTKEVHYWVGTPLPADAAAARLRAPAARAPRTEIDQTRWASPEAASDMLTRRGDRRLLADLVARASEGRLVTSTILILRPGPADTAPESASASADAPAPAAPATPTPATPTPAATATVPAAAPKPRPVPSPAIVASAAARRAAQVERASALTTRNAQRPDDPPLGRFGVRQAFDLVDLLSAFGVDRAFASPSARARQALAPWAALGGGSVTLVDALGTQPEAAEQIDADARAGRVRAFAAQRLREPGGTTLVSVTGAARDLIVEELRAYGANTVAGGDLPTLKHSQILVAHVELGADGPLVVALETHGVTTKNPAIQPRKASKKH, from the coding sequence ATGCCAGCCCCACGCCCCCAGCGACTCGTTCGCTCCGCGGGCGCGCTCGTCTGGCGCTTCGCCGACCCCACGCGCGTCGCGCGCCCCGGCGAACCCATCGACCCCGCGGACATCGAAGTCCTCATGGTCCACCGCCCCCGCTACCACGACTGGTCCTGGCCCAAAGGCAAGGCCGAAAACGGTGAACCGCTCCTCGCCGCCGCCGTGCGCGAAGTCGAAGAAGAGACAGGCCAGATCATCACCCTGGGCGCGCCCCTGACCACCCAGCGCTACCGGCTCGGCGGCGGGCAAACCAAGGAAGTCCACTACTGGGTCGGCACGCCCCTGCCCGCCGACGCCGCCGCCGCGCGCCTGCGTGCCCCCGCCGCTCGCGCGCCGCGCACCGAAATCGACCAGACCAGGTGGGCCAGCCCCGAGGCCGCCTCCGACATGCTGACCCGGCGAGGCGACCGTCGTCTCCTCGCCGACCTCGTCGCCCGCGCCAGCGAAGGACGCCTCGTCACCTCCACGATCCTGATTCTGCGCCCCGGGCCCGCAGACACCGCGCCTGAGAGCGCCTCCGCGTCAGCGGATGCGCCCGCGCCCGCCGCGCCAGCGACCCCCACGCCAGCGACCCCCACGCCCGCCGCGACCGCGACCGTGCCCGCCGCAGCCCCCAAGCCGCGCCCGGTGCCCAGCCCCGCGATCGTCGCCTCTGCGGCGGCACGCCGGGCAGCGCAGGTGGAGCGGGCCTCGGCCCTGACGACGCGGAACGCCCAACGGCCCGACGATCCGCCCCTCGGCCGATTCGGCGTGCGACAGGCCTTTGACCTCGTCGACCTCTTGAGCGCGTTCGGCGTCGATCGCGCCTTCGCGTCCCCGAGCGCCCGGGCGCGCCAGGCTCTCGCGCCGTGGGCAGCGCTCGGCGGCGGATCCGTGACGCTCGTGGATGCCCTCGGTACCCAGCCCGAGGCCGCCGAACAGATCGATGCGGACGCTCGAGCGGGCCGGGTGCGTGCCTTCGCCGCGCAGCGCCTACGCGAGCCGGGCGGTACGACGCTCGTGTCTGTGACCGGAGCCGCACGAGACCTCATCGTCGAGGAACTCCGGGCCTACGGGGCAAACACGGTCGCGGGCGGCGACCTCCCCACCCTCAAGCACAGCCAGATCCTGGTCGCCCACGTCGAGCTGGGGGCCGACGGGCCCCTCGTCGTCGCCCTGGAGACGCACGGCGTGACCACGAAGAACCCCGCAATCCAGCCGCGCAAGGCCTCCAAGAAGCACTGA